One Prunus dulcis chromosome 8, ALMONDv2, whole genome shotgun sequence DNA window includes the following coding sequences:
- the LOC117637027 gene encoding uncharacterized protein LOC117637027 isoform X3 translates to MDYYAMKRKQLQSLCKQHGIPANLRNTEMAHKLTLLLKEDEKLSEPVCKNLEENEGGIDSEVETKKVKKVKFSPENQTFYFVGTDNDSNSDCDYNPKKKQGRKRKSMVVKKVQVFENSRGLEHSHKIIDSPGRVTRSRAQKMDEGNAEAVFSPLPAKKKLTNRVKKVDSCDKPPPEVELIERVDSNAEHANLNGGLIQRQLRNRVVVSDDGGNSLVLRKDLVPRGSKKPKQNKGSDGDLLPTKTYEENVPVGKGIKPEKVQKQCKGNVTKSRKTDLGGSRITRSRSQVGGNSSGVESKTDILKVQEKGQEVLQLEETCKGLDREHLRRKSAVPLKRSLEGDNLANEAVVPGKTLRRSKRNLARDRDSACGTLAETKLVGRSKKSKTKFVGKASGQEECELEEPSKDGQKIPVFQKGKELAKGDTRKRPRNIDLERASKVESSVERMEENVALLPNGPLRRSRRKTTLFSSAAHDDREFRICEGAGTVKQSTAAGTVKQPVPDKGANVSQSLRRSSRNACEKILTEPTGDMCGIANGVKKDGLVKQIQEPTYEKESSLIVHDSLNKSPQRRSSRILSISGLVAPTGRTGIVAGKNKKSESRMPIIKEMVSFAKINSPLEENLSIDIRLNIPEASGNENNTDSCCSKGLERSSKQRKGSSKKRESAGRGQPVYDEVSTAYSIMEKAMDISGHLKDNQTSESMKFQGISTVQKPQNVTEPLTNEMENSIPDNTTACDMDYHSYLSLNKGHTGHAIAVEQNPVECPDKFSNVVSSKFTCLSDGHSPTYQPDCEGECSNLLDLKKGLETDESLTVKTSDQRIDVVDDQLEGGSKVSVPEDQNLVQLDASGIDQPVLVEQVLEDHLTELGENKESDSNNAKSFALVEEICAFSSCDREEMVQVDVGSTAETSAETDGDIHLGRIVLSDTAVTLSKSSLVKEATDSCCSKEAVEKSSNKWESAAMGQPVCFEVSAVHSSIEKTMDISAHLKENQLSKYNNLQGIFTVQNAQNVMEPVTNVMENVMVDSGLNVPENATVRDMEDNYHLSLDRGDTGHIIAVEQTSKECMDKLSNVSFSRLTCLGDGHSPTCQPDCEGECTNQLDLKGLETDESWTVKTSYQRSDVVDDQLEDGSKASVPEYHNLVQLDARGINQPVLVEPVVEDHLTECDENNESDRNTAKSSEVVEETSEETVADIHLDRIVPSDTAVTLPKSSLLKQEGDQLENQFKSPVEGRSICEIDEALLYGSKNQNLSFDQVDYPEDDTVAASKIESAIVVETESTSLSDCALAKMQHRNENILKEVTSEMKRHPSIASDDSMHMDGNADMDDNVGTLDGGMNSLNVSSKTEISSDNIGDFLVGDELADLSCCDHGIILGNAGVSNSVAQTIPGLTDTDGIVGTESITQFKLCADNSCAKPQMYSGGLPLYHVFNDSSSLGNLSGLNEIEGKKNNAEEKEMTYEDREGDQRKDQFKSPVEGRNIHERNQALLHGSKNQNLSFEEVDILEKHTVAANNTESSMDAVVNETESRFLSDFSLAKMRRGNENKSPDPSTMVVSVDSAVQERALNNVMQSVLLLDQVKYGDPGIHKEVSLEMKRHPSIASVDSMHTDGNADMDDNIGTLDGGINSVNVSSKTEINSDNTGDFLVRDELGDLCCCDHGIILGNAGVSNRVSQNEPGLADTDRIVDTESITQVNLSADNFCAKRQMHSGDLSGLNESEGRNNAEEKEMTYEDRGTVSLLEGDQLKDQFKSPVEGGIICERVEALLHGSQNQNLSFDEVDILEKHTVAANDIGSSMDTLVDETQSGSLSDFALAKMQLGNENKSPGPSNMVVPVDSEVQERASNEVIQSVLQPDPAKCGDLELQGNEFGVRERVSGVKVVESLNVGINRTRTSQETEEVIDLLNLNDRDIISGDSKESPGFENLHPISMVKPEMGVNCSADSPATHSSHGQCLLHQETKALELNAASPLFSSYEIKQLFSDDKMDGFSKSYPDMSKVDSVIEDSEAVKKGKESAVGIAQVAAGQLTDHEHKSEDVMDLKSTLEMGIHYPVGSPVTNFSSCGDIKRDEFQKLDAGLSKANLMNEVGEHVKEGIENDLGIAQVVAKKHSDHGQRMADELLKSTHPPVSDGNTCVNERPKEKGIRPINQVFVDHEDIDEAGDIEYSNVWARTGKSVDDSEMSGSNPGAFDVPAANSYPNYLMQARSNVNPDVEVTKFSVESEIVSEQNVTADQCPISADSVLRKDNLESPRVRSWEADSDKSISISFAPRENKTDSLVPSPPKSFVNTADMKENFRNTKSDKVSNSAVKTLQPRPALNDLQKK, encoded by the exons ATGGATTATTATGCGATGAAGAGGAAGCAACTTCAATCACTCTGTAAACAACACGGAATTCCTGCAAATTTAAGGAACACTGAAATGGCCCATAAGCTTACTTTGCTTCTCAAG GAAGATGAAAAACTCAGTGAGCCAGTCTGCaaaaatttagaagaaaatgaaggggGAATTGATTCTGAGGTTGAGACAAAGAAGGTGAAGAAAGTAAAGTTCAGTCCAGAAAATCAAACGTTTTACTTTGTGGGTACGGATAATGACTCAAACTCGGATTGTGATTACAATCCAAAGAAGAAACAGGGGAGAAAGAGGAAGTCCATGGTTGTTAAGAAGGTTCAGGTTTTTGAAAATTCCAGAGGACTCGAACACTCTCACAAAATTATTGACTCCCCAGGTAGAGTTACAAGGTCCAGAGCACAAAAAATGGATGAAGGCAATGCAGAAGCAGTTTTTTCACCTCTTCCTGCgaagaagaaattgacaaATCGAGTGAAAAAGGTTGATAGCTGTGATAAGCCTCCTCCAGAGGTTGAGTTAATTGAGAGAGTGGATAGTAATGCAGAACATGCTAATTTGAATGGAGGGTTGATTCAAAGGCAGTTGAGAAACAGGGTGGTGGTGAGTGATGATGGTGGAAATTCACTGGTTTTGAGGAAGGATCTAGTGCCAAGGGGTTCAAAGaaacccaaacaaaataaaggtaGTGATGGGGATCTTTTACCAACTAAGACTTATGAAGAAAATGTCCCTGTAGGAAAAGGTATTAAACCTGAAAAAGTCCAGAAGCAATGTAAAGGAAATGTCACAAAATCGAGGAAAACTGATCTTGGTGGTAGTAGGATCACACGGTCTCGGAGTCAGGTTGGAGGGAATAGTTCTGGAGTTGAAAGTAAAACAGATATTCTCAAAGTTCAGGAAAAGGGACAAGAAGTTCTTCAACTTGAAGAAACCTGTAAGGGCCTAGATAGAGAGCATTTGAGGCGGAAGTCTGCTGTACCTCTGAAGAGGAGTCTGGAAGGTGACAACCTTGCTAATGAAGCTGTTGTACCTGGGAAGACCCTGAGGAGGTCAAAACGAAATTTAGCCAGGGACAGAGACTCTGCATGTGGGACATTGGCAGAAACCAAACTTGTTGGTAGGAGCAAAAAGTCTAAAACCAAGTTTGTGGGAAAAGCTTCAGGCCAAGAAGAATGTGAACTTGAAGAACCATCAAAGGACGGGCAGAAAATTCCTGTGTTCCAGAAGGGCAAGGAACTGGCGAAAGGTGATACTAGAAAAAGACCAAGGAATATAGATTTGGAAAGAGCTTCCAAAGTTGAGTCAAGTGTAGAAAGAATGGAAGAAAATGTTGCTCTCCTACCCAATGGTCCTTTGAGGAGATCCAGACGCAAAACTACATTGTTTTCCTCTGCTGCTCATGATGATAGGGAGTTTAGAATCTGTGAAGGTGCTGGAACTGTGAAGCAATCAACAGCTGCTGGAACAGTGAAGCAACCAGTTCCTGACAAGGGTGCCAATGTGTCTCAATCTCTAAGGCGGTCTAGTCGGAATGCTTGTGAAAAGATACTAACAGAACCCACTGGGGACATGTGTGGAATTGCCAATGGTGTTAAAAAGGATGGTCTTGTGAAGCAAATACAAGAGCCAACATATGAGAAGGAAAGTTCATTAATTGTGCATGATTCTTTAAACAAAAGCCCACAAAGACGATCCTCGCGTATTCTGTCCATAAGTGGCTTGGTTGCACCTACAGGACGCACTGGTATAGTTGCtggaaagaacaaaaagagtGAATCTAGGATGCCAATTATAAAGGAAATGGTCTCGTTTGCTAAAATCAATTCACCCCTTGAAGAAAATCTGAGTATAGATATTAGATTGAATATTCCAGAAGCTTCAGGAAATGAGAACAATACTGATTCTTGCTGCAGCAAAGGTCTGGAAAGGTCAAGCAAGCAGAGGAAGGGATCAAGCAAGAAGAGGGAATCTGCTGGAAGGGGTCAGCCTGTTTATGATGAAGTATCTACTGCATATTCTATCATGGAGAAGGCCATGGACATTTCAGGTCATCTGAAGGACAATCAGACCTCAGAATCAATGAAGTTTCAAGGTATATCTACAGTGCAGAAGCCACAGAATGTGACAGAACCCCTGACTAACGAGATGGAAAATAGCATCCCGGATAACACTACTGCATGTGATATGGATTATCATTCTTATCTGTCTTTGAACAAAGGTCATACTGGCCATGCTATTGCAGTTGAACAAAACCCAGTAGAATGTCCAGATAAATTCAGCAATGTTGTTTCTTCCAAATTTACCTGTCTAAGTGATGGCCACTCACCTACCTATCAACCAGACTGTGAAG GTGAATGTTCCAACCTGTTGGACTTGAAAAAAGGATTGGAGACAGATGAGTCATTAACTGTTAAAACGTCAGACCAAAGGATTGATGTGGTGGATGATCAGTTAGAAGGTGGTAGCAAAGTTAGTGTTCCTGAGGATCAAAACTTAGTTCAATTGGATGCTAGTGGGATTGATCAACCAGTACTTGTAGAACAAGTTCTTGAGGATCATCTAACTGAACTTGGTGAAAATAAGGAGTCAGACAGCAATAATGCAAAGTCCTTTGCATTAGTAGAAGAAATATGTGCTTTCAGTTCTTGTGACAGAGAAGAAATGGTTCAGGTTGATGTAGGTTCTACTGCTGAAACTAGTGCAGAGACAGATGGAGACATCCATCTGGGTAGAATTGTTCTCAGTGATACTGCTGTAACTCTGTCCAAATCTTCACTAGTAAAGGAAG CTACTGATTCTTGCTGCAGCAAAGAAGCTGTTGAAAAATCAAGCAATAAGTGGGAATCTGCTGCAATGGGTCAGCCTGTTTGTTTTGAAGTATCTGCTGTACATTCAAGCATAGAGAAAACCATGGACATTTCAGCTCATCTGAAGGAAAATCAGCTATCAAAGTATAATAATTTACAAGGTATATTTACAGTCCAAAACGCACAGAATGTAATGGAACCCGTGACTAATGTGATGGAAAATGTTATGGTAGATAGTGGATTGAATGTCCCAGAGAACGCTACTGTACGTGATATGGAAGATAATTACCATCTGTCTTTGGACAGAGGTGATACTGGTCATATTATTGCAGTTGAACAAACCTCGAAAGAATGTATGGATAAGCTCAGCAATGTCAGTTTTTCCAGATTGACCTGTCTAGGTGATGGTCACTCACCTACCTGTCAACCAGATTGTGAAG GTGAATGTACCAACCAGTTGGACTTGAAAGGACTGGAGACAGATGAGTCATGGACTGTTAAGACGTCATACCAAAGAAGTGATGTGGTGGATGACCAGTTAGAAGACGGTAGCAAAGCTAGTGTTCCTGAGTATCATAACTTAGTTCAATTGGATGCTAGAGGGATTAATCAACCAGTACTAGTTGAGCCAGTTGTTGAGGATCATCTAACTGAATGTGATGAGAATAACGAGTCAGACAGAAATACAGCGAAATCCTCTGAAGTAGTAGAAGAAACTAGCGAAGAGACAGTTGCAGATATCCATCTGGATAGAATTGTACCCAGTGATACTGCTGTAACTCTGCCCAAATCTTCACTACTAAAGCAAG AAGGAGATCAACTTGAAAATCAATTCAAATCACCAGTTGAAGGCAGAAGTATTTGTGAAATAGATGAGGCCTTGTTATATGGaagcaaaaaccaaaatttatcCTTTGATCAGGTTGATTATCCGGAAGACGACACAGTGGCAGCAAGTAAAATTGAAAGTGCCATCGTCGTTGAAACAGAGTCAACATCTCTTTCTGATTGTGCTTTGGCAAAAATGCAACATAGAAATGAGAACATTCTTAAGGAAGTTACTTCAGAGATGAAGAGACATCCTTCCATTGCTTCAGATGACAGTATGCACATGGATGGCAATGctgatatggatgataatgtTGGAACACTGGATGGTGGTATGAATTCTCTAAATGTGAGTTCAAAAACTGAGATAAGTTCAGACAATATTGGTGATTTCTTAGTCGGAGATGAGCTGGCTGATCTGAGTTGCTGTGATCATGGCATTATTTTGGGCAATGCTGGTGTGAGTAATAGCGTGGCACAAACCATACCTGGCTTGACTGACACAGATGGAATAGTTGGAACTGAAAGTATTACACAATTCAAACTATGTGCTGATAACTCTTGTGCCAAACCTCAAATGTATTCAGGTGGTCTGCCATTGTATCATGTTTTTAATGATTCTTCATCTCTTG GAAATCTAAGTGGATTAAATGAGATTGAGggtaaaaaaaacaatgccGAAGAAAAGGAGATGACCTATGAGGATAGAG AAGGAGATCAACGGAAAGATCAATTCAAATCACCAGTTGAAGGCAGAaatattcatgaaagaaaTCAGGCCTTGTTACATGGAAGCAAAAATCAGAATTTATCCTTCGAAGAGGTCGATATTTTGGAAAAGCACACAGTAGCAGCAAATAACACTGAAAGTTCTATGGATGCCGTGGTGAACGAAACAGAGTCGCGGTTcctttctgatttttctttggcAAAAATGCGGCGTGGAAATGAGAACAAATCCCCAGATCCTTCAACTATGGTGGTGTCGGTAGACAGTGCAGTTCAAGAGAGAGCACTAAACAATGTTATGCAATCTGTCCTCCTACTGGATCAAGTGAAGTATGGTGATCCTGGCATACATAAGGAAGTATCTTTAGAGATGAAGAGACATCCTTCCATTGCTTCAGTTGATAGTATGCACACGGATGGCAATGctgatatggatgataatatTGGAACACTGGATGGTGGTATAAATTCTGTAAATGTGAGTTCGAAAACTGAAATTAATTCAGATAATACTGGTGATTTCTTGGTCAGAGATGAGTTGGGTGATCTGTGCTGCTGTGATCATGGGATTATTTTGGGCAATGCCGGTGTGAGTAATAGAGTGTCACAAAATGAACCTGGCTTGGCTGACACAGATAGAATAGTTGATACTGAAAGTATTACACAAGTCAATCTATCAGCTGATAACTTTTGTGCCAAACGTCAAATGCATTCAG GAGATCTAAGTGGATTAAATGAAAGTGAGGGTAGAAACAATGcagaagaaaaggagatgaCTTATGAGGATAGGGGTACAGTTTCTCTTTTAG AAGGAGATCAACTTAAAGATCAATTCAAATCACCAGTTGAAGGCGGAATAATTTGTGAAAGAGTTGAGGCCTTGTTACATGGAAGCCAAAACCAGAATTTATCCTTTGATGAGGTTGATATTCTGGAAAAGCACACAGTGGCAGCAAATGATATTGGAAGTTCTATGGATACCCTGGTGGACGAAACACAGTCGGGGTCTCTTTCTGATTTTGCTTTGGCAAAAATGCAGCTTGGAAATGAGAACAAATCTCCAGGTCCTTCAAATATGGTGGTGCCGGTAGATAGTGAAGTTCAAGAGAGAGCATCAAATGAAGTTATACAATCTGTTCTCCAACCAGATCCAGCGAAGTGTGGTGATCTTGAATTACAAGGCAATGAATTTGGAGTGCGGGAAAGAGTCTCAGGCGTGAAGGTTGTTGAAAGTCTCAATGTTGGCATTAATCGTACGAGGACCTCCCAAGAGACTGAGGAAGTAATTGATCTGCTTAATCTTAACGATAGGGATATCATTTCTGGTGACTCAAAGGAATCCCCTGGTTTTGAAAACTTGCATCCCATCTCTATGGTTAAACCTGAAATGGGTGTCAATTGCTCTGCTGATTCTCCAGCTACCCATTCTAGTCATGGTCAGTGCTTATTGCATCAAG AAACTAAAGCCTTGGAGTTAAATGCTGCCTCGCCTTTATTTAGCAGTTATGAGATAAAACAACTTTTCAGCGATGACAAAATGGATGGATTTTCAAAATCATATCCAGACATGTCAAAAGTTGATTCAGTGATTGAAGATAGTGAGGCTGTgaagaaagggaaagaaagTGCTGTTGGTATTGCACAAGTTGCTGCAGGGCAACTTACTGACCATGAGCATAAATCGGAGGACGTTATGGATCTAAAATCTACTCTGGAAATGGGTATTCATTACCCTGTTGGTTCTCCTGTTACCAACTTTTCTAGTTGTG GGGACATCAAAAGAGATGAATTTCAGAAATTAGATGCAGGTCTGAGTAAAGCCAATCTGATGAATGAAGTTGGTGAGCATGTGAAGGAAGGTATAGAAAATGATCTGGGAATTGCTCAAGTTGTTGCCAAGAAACACAGTGATCATGGGCAGAGAATGGCAGATGAACTTCTGAAATCCACTCATCCTCCTGTTTCAGATGGGAACACCTGTGTAAATGAAAGACCAAAGGAGAAAGGAATCAGGCCTATCAACCAAGTGTTTGTTGATCATGAGGATATTGATGAGGCTGGTGATATTGAATATTCTAATGTGTGGGCACGTACAGGGAAATCGGTAGATGATTCTGAGATGAGTGGCAGCAATCCTGGTGCTTTTGATGTGCCAGCAGCAAACAGTTATCCGAATTACTTAATGCAAGCTCGAAGTAATGTGAACCCTGATGTTGAAGTTACTAAATTTTCAGTTGAGAGTGAGATTGTGTCAGAACAGAATGTAACTGCAGATCAATGTCCCATATCTGCAGATTCAGTTTTGAGAAAAG ACAATTTGGAATCACCTAGGGTAAGGAGTTGGGAGGCAGATTCAGACAAAAGTATCAGTATTTCTTTTGCGCCAAGGGAGAACAAGACAGATAGTCTGGTCCCTAGTCCTCCAAAGAGTTTTGTCAATACTGCTGATATGAAGGAAAATTTCAGAAACACAAAGAGCGACAAAGTTTCCAACTCAGCAGTGAAAACTTTGCAACCTAGGCCGGCATTGAATGATCTCCAAAAGAAGTAG